The proteins below come from a single Pradoshia eiseniae genomic window:
- a CDS encoding M23 family metallopeptidase, giving the protein MAYKSSSDVRRSIAKRRKNRERNYGKYIPEERKRDSILADKELDWGTETMVVYDEGIKTPPNKVFIKKEWMLFQLLASICLVLVMAIIYRTSAPWTNEARSVISGVYEQEFQFASVVNWFDETIGQPFAFLPENSGKDTGSDFSMPASGTIMESFEHNGQGVIVKTAAAASVGTVKEGVVIYAGEKEEYGKTVIIQHADKSESWYGNLESIDVSLYEQVKKGAKLGRVQASEEEEGKGEFYFALKSEGRFIDPGEVISFE; this is encoded by the coding sequence AGAGAGCGGAATTATGGGAAATATATCCCGGAAGAGAGGAAGCGGGATTCGATTCTTGCGGATAAAGAGCTGGATTGGGGAACAGAGACTATGGTTGTTTATGATGAGGGGATCAAAACTCCTCCAAATAAAGTGTTCATCAAAAAGGAATGGATGCTGTTTCAGCTTTTGGCTTCCATTTGCCTAGTGCTTGTAATGGCCATCATTTATCGCACATCCGCACCATGGACAAATGAGGCAAGGAGTGTCATCAGCGGTGTGTATGAACAGGAATTTCAATTTGCCAGTGTGGTGAATTGGTTCGACGAAACGATAGGACAGCCTTTTGCCTTTCTGCCCGAGAATTCTGGAAAAGATACGGGGAGCGATTTCTCTATGCCGGCAAGCGGAACCATCATGGAAAGCTTTGAACATAATGGTCAGGGCGTTATCGTGAAAACGGCTGCAGCAGCCTCTGTCGGAACAGTCAAAGAAGGTGTTGTGATTTATGCGGGAGAAAAAGAAGAATACGGGAAAACAGTCATTATCCAGCATGCTGACAAAAGCGAGTCTTGGTATGGGAATTTAGAATCCATTGACGTTAGCCTTTATGAGCAGGTAAAGAAGGGAGCAAAGCTTGGCAGGGTCCAAGCCTCAGAGGAAGAGGAGGGGAAGGGAGAGTTTTACTTTGCGCTGAAATCGGAAGGGAGATTCATTGATCCCGGTGAGGTGATTTCCTTTGAATAA